From Bacillus sp. FSL K6-3431, the proteins below share one genomic window:
- a CDS encoding sigma-70 family RNA polymerase sigma factor yields MNKKRNDDLETIYVAFAEPLYFYLLKLTGSHIMAEELVQETFYRATLSLELYENSQVKSWLFKVARHTYMDEWRKRQRWKWVPFYDYLSNSTDFESPYGVPEEALAEKEMKIEIVDIMKLLPENYRTLIYLREYEQFSYEEISETMDISLNQVKVSLHRARQRFKRLAERLGKNFERGVDDGME; encoded by the coding sequence GTGAATAAAAAGAGAAATGATGACTTAGAAACGATTTATGTAGCTTTCGCTGAGCCTCTTTATTTTTATTTATTGAAATTAACAGGATCACATATAATGGCTGAGGAACTTGTGCAAGAAACATTTTATCGTGCCACTTTATCATTGGAATTATACGAAAACAGCCAGGTGAAAAGCTGGTTATTCAAAGTAGCCCGCCATACATATATGGATGAGTGGCGCAAAAGGCAAAGGTGGAAATGGGTGCCGTTTTATGATTATCTCTCAAATTCAACGGATTTCGAGAGTCCGTATGGAGTCCCGGAGGAAGCATTAGCTGAAAAAGAAATGAAGATAGAAATTGTTGATATTATGAAGCTATTACCTGAGAATTATCGCACACTTATTTATTTAAGAGAATATGAGCAATTTTCGTATGAAGAAATTTCGGAAACGATGGATATTTCACTTAATCAAGTAAAAGTAAGTTTGCACAGGGCGAGGCAACGATTTAAACGATTAGCTGAGCGATTAGGGAAAAACTTTGAAAGAGGTGTAGACGATGGAATGGAATGA
- a CDS encoding aminopeptidase, which translates to MGKFQENLDKYAELAVKVGVNVQTGQTLVVNATLDNAELIRIIVKKAYESGAKNVIVNWNDDVVSKLKYDLAPDEAFHEYPTWRARELEELSENGAAFMSVVSSGPDLLKGVNPERIANFQKAAGKALTKYRQYMQSDKVSWTVIAAPSQDWAAKVFPKDTPEDQISNLWNAIFKATRTDTENPIEVWKKHDKTLYEKVAYLNEKHYKKLHYTAPGTDLTIELPQAHLWAGAGSVNEKGHEFMANMPTEEVFTVPHKNGVNGYVASTKPLSYGGNIIDEFTITFEEGRIVDVKAKEGEAILKQLVETDEGSHYLGEVALVPFNSPISQSNILFYNTLFDENASNHLAIGSAYAFCIEGGKQMTQEELANNGLNESITHVDFMIGSAEMDIDGITNSGEVEPIFRKGDWAF; encoded by the coding sequence ATGGGCAAATTTCAAGAAAATCTCGATAAATATGCAGAGTTGGCTGTTAAAGTCGGTGTGAATGTTCAAACTGGACAAACACTTGTTGTAAATGCGACCCTTGATAACGCTGAACTCATTAGAATTATTGTCAAGAAAGCATATGAATCTGGCGCAAAAAATGTAATCGTCAATTGGAATGATGATGTCGTATCAAAATTAAAATATGATTTGGCACCGGACGAAGCTTTTCATGAATATCCAACTTGGCGAGCACGTGAATTAGAGGAACTATCTGAAAACGGCGCAGCATTCATGTCTGTTGTCTCTTCTGGTCCTGATTTATTAAAAGGTGTAAATCCAGAAAGGATTGCTAATTTTCAAAAGGCAGCGGGGAAAGCTCTAACTAAATATCGTCAATATATGCAGTCGGACAAAGTAAGCTGGACTGTCATTGCTGCACCGTCCCAAGATTGGGCAGCAAAAGTTTTTCCTAAAGATACACCTGAAGATCAAATTTCCAACCTTTGGAATGCTATTTTTAAAGCTACAAGAACGGATACTGAAAACCCGATTGAAGTATGGAAAAAACATGATAAAACCCTTTATGAAAAGGTCGCATATCTTAACGAAAAGCATTATAAAAAACTACATTACACTGCACCAGGAACTGATTTAACAATAGAATTGCCACAAGCTCATCTATGGGCGGGTGCTGGCAGTGTGAATGAAAAAGGCCACGAATTCATGGCAAATATGCCAACAGAAGAAGTTTTTACAGTTCCACATAAAAATGGAGTAAATGGCTATGTTGCAAGTACTAAACCGTTAAGCTACGGCGGAAATATAATCGATGAATTTACCATTACATTTGAAGAGGGCCGAATTGTCGATGTGAAAGCTAAGGAAGGCGAAGCTATTTTAAAACAGCTAGTCGAAACTGATGAGGGATCGCATTATTTAGGTGAAGTCGCGTTAGTGCCATTCAACTCACCGATCTCACAATCAAATATTTTATTTTATAACACTTTATTTGATGAAAATGCATCAAATCACCTTGCAATAGGTAGTGCATATGCTTTCTGTATAGAAGGCGGTAAACAAATGACTCAGGAAGAATTAGCGAATAATGGACTTAATGAGAGCATCACTCATGTAGATTTCATGATTGGATCTGCAGAAATGGATATTGATGGAATAACAAATTCAGGTGAGGTAGAACCGATCTTCCGCAAAGGTGACTGGGCGTTTTAA
- a CDS encoding anti-sigma factor, giving the protein MEWNEQKAQEIIKKHKNRFSLRLTFKIVRVLITIFILYAIYMIVLSISYDFSKVGVRTEFYQKLAIDWTYPELTSDLSLDSPKEITPFLTQKIEIPLIRKIGKEDYVVSQLNLNKPILSAFTHIDIAESYLYDSDDQGFWFGLPYDPESGRKLAGDEDPGVWDTLDMIHEGNVADLAFSTEEYQSPKEILELVAPYDLTVLWMPLYMGEWEQFNEGGLSSGGDSMSLIQPWGLSGARLINEDYRGGSLVNGLDKGTIEESQVAMLDNMQTMLKENERLAERLLKTEHLQERYDYLNEKGFQAYGAIVTGPVKELLKLQELEGIHSVTLGKIKYWNWNE; this is encoded by the coding sequence ATGGAATGGAATGAACAGAAAGCACAGGAAATTATAAAAAAACATAAAAATCGTTTTTCGTTAAGATTAACTTTTAAAATAGTGCGTGTGCTTATTACGATATTCATTTTATATGCAATTTATATGATCGTACTATCGATTTCATATGACTTTAGTAAAGTTGGGGTACGAACGGAATTTTATCAAAAATTAGCTATTGACTGGACATATCCCGAATTAACGAGTGATCTTTCATTGGATTCTCCGAAAGAAATCACGCCTTTCCTAACACAGAAAATAGAAATTCCTTTAATTAGAAAAATTGGAAAGGAGGATTATGTCGTATCACAATTAAACTTAAATAAACCGATTTTGTCCGCATTTACTCATATAGATATAGCTGAAAGTTATCTCTATGATTCAGATGACCAAGGGTTTTGGTTTGGTTTACCTTATGATCCAGAGTCTGGCCGGAAATTGGCTGGTGATGAGGATCCGGGTGTGTGGGATACGCTGGATATGATTCACGAAGGTAATGTTGCTGACTTAGCATTTTCCACAGAGGAATATCAATCTCCGAAAGAAATACTAGAGCTCGTAGCTCCATATGATTTAACTGTTCTCTGGATGCCCTTGTATATGGGAGAATGGGAACAATTCAATGAAGGAGGCCTTAGTAGCGGAGGAGATTCGATGTCATTGATTCAACCATGGGGACTTTCTGGCGCTAGGCTGATTAATGAAGATTATAGAGGTGGCTCCTTGGTAAATGGGTTAGATAAAGGCACGATAGAAGAGAGTCAAGTAGCGATGCTGGATAATATGCAAACAATGTTAAAAGAAAATGAACGATTAGCAGAAAGATTACTAAAAACGGAACATCTGCAAGAAAGATATGATTACTTAAATGAGAAGGGATTCCAAGCATATGGTGCAATTGTCACTGGCCCAGTCAAAGAATTATTAAAGCTGCAAGAACTAGAAGGCATTCACAGTGTTACTTTAGGAAAAATAAAATATTGGAATTGGAATGAATAA
- a CDS encoding SPFH domain-containing protein — protein sequence MIEYGVWIVVAIVAFILLALFGIFVTKYRTSGPDEALIVTGSYLGGKNVHTDDSGNRIKIIRGGGTFVLPVFQQAEPLSLLSSKLEVTTPEVYTEQGVPVMADGTAIIKIGGSIGEIATAAEQFLGKKKEDRENEAKEVLEGHLRSILGSMTVEEIYKNRDKFSQEVQRVASQDLAKMGLIIVSFTIKEVRDKNGYLDSLGKPRIAQVKRDADIATADADKETRIKRAEAAKDGKKAELERATEIAEAEKVNQLKMAEYRREQDIARATADQAYDLETARAKQEVTQHEMQIKIIERQKQIELEEKEILRRELQYDSEVKKKADADRYSVEQAANAEKMKQMAEADAHQYRVEATAKAEAERVRLDGVAKADAQRAQGESEAEVIRLKGLAEAEAKEKVAEAFEQFGEAAVLDMVLKMLPEYAKQVAAPLGNIDKITVVDTGGNSEGGANKVSGYATNLMATMQETLKASSGIDVKEMLENLSGKHNVKGSIDALTSEMRQGNKQEEVIVNEEDKK from the coding sequence ATGATTGAATATGGAGTTTGGATTGTTGTCGCTATTGTTGCTTTTATTCTACTTGCTTTGTTTGGTATATTTGTTACAAAATATCGGACATCGGGACCAGATGAAGCACTTATTGTAACAGGTAGTTATCTCGGCGGAAAAAACGTACATACAGATGATTCAGGAAATAGAATTAAAATTATTCGTGGTGGTGGTACGTTTGTACTGCCTGTTTTCCAACAGGCAGAGCCACTAAGTCTATTGTCTAGTAAACTTGAAGTAACGACACCAGAAGTTTATACAGAACAAGGTGTTCCAGTAATGGCTGATGGAACGGCAATTATTAAAATTGGCGGTTCTATTGGTGAAATTGCCACAGCTGCTGAGCAATTTTTAGGTAAAAAGAAAGAAGATAGAGAAAATGAAGCGAAAGAAGTTTTGGAAGGTCATTTACGTTCGATTTTGGGATCAATGACAGTCGAGGAAATATACAAGAATCGTGATAAGTTCTCTCAAGAAGTGCAGCGTGTTGCTTCACAAGATTTAGCAAAAATGGGCTTAATAATCGTTTCCTTTACGATTAAAGAAGTTCGTGACAAAAATGGATATCTAGATTCATTAGGTAAACCACGAATTGCGCAAGTAAAAAGAGACGCTGATATCGCAACTGCGGACGCTGATAAAGAAACTCGTATTAAGCGTGCGGAAGCTGCTAAAGATGGAAAAAAAGCCGAGCTTGAACGTGCAACTGAAATTGCTGAAGCTGAAAAAGTTAATCAATTAAAAATGGCAGAATACCGTCGTGAGCAAGATATAGCAAGAGCGACTGCCGACCAAGCATACGATTTAGAAACTGCTCGTGCCAAGCAAGAAGTAACACAACATGAGATGCAAATCAAAATAATCGAGCGTCAAAAGCAAATTGAGCTTGAAGAGAAAGAGATTTTACGTCGTGAACTTCAGTATGATTCAGAAGTGAAGAAGAAAGCGGATGCGGATCGTTATTCAGTAGAACAAGCCGCAAATGCAGAAAAGATGAAACAAATGGCAGAAGCAGATGCACATCAATATCGAGTAGAAGCGACAGCCAAAGCGGAAGCAGAACGAGTGCGATTAGATGGTGTAGCGAAAGCAGATGCACAACGTGCTCAAGGGGAGTCTGAAGCAGAAGTCATTCGCTTGAAGGGACTTGCTGAAGCAGAAGCGAAAGAAAAAGTTGCGGAAGCATTCGAGCAATTCGGTGAGGCGGCAGTTCTCGATATGGTATTAAAAATGCTTCCTGAATATGCGAAGCAAGTTGCTGCACCACTTGGTAATATTGACAAAATTACAGTTGTTGATACAGGTGGAAACAGTGAAGGCGGCGCAAATAAAGTGTCAGGTTATGCAACAAATCTCATGGCAACAATGCAAGAAACATTGAAAGCATCGTCAGGAATAGATGTAAAAGAAATGTTAGAAAACCTGTCGGGTAAACACAATGTAAAAGGAAGCATTGATGCTTTAACTTCCGAAATGCGTCAAGGAAACAAGCAAGAGGAAGTAATAGTAAATGAAGAAGATAAGAAATAA
- a CDS encoding ROK family protein codes for MNKIIGIDAGCTKMLMTAKWDGKYIDKTVPTGLEVTPEYLKDEIFAFIDSLPFVPEAIGMGVVGLVEDNTLKISHLRHLCGMKAAYFNTENYKAYFINDVKAAMVYEEQFYKEDITFALIMAGSGFAMSVRTEGVNVLGQNGWAGELGSNPYPINGGVEGLNEISGGNGILNKAGCGIGELLTALDNNEKFAIDVIEQAGFYFGLALSDVIHTFNPEYIVVGGSTATFKGYMDKAIAVAKQYTLTAMFNNCKIVTPRDAKRIVALGAIKFAQIQAASLSNGKCHETTSVKN; via the coding sequence ATGAATAAAATTATTGGTATTGATGCTGGCTGTACTAAAATGTTAATGACTGCAAAGTGGGATGGTAAATACATTGATAAAACGGTGCCAACAGGTTTGGAAGTAACTCCAGAATACTTAAAAGATGAAATTTTTGCATTTATTGATAGTCTACCTTTTGTACCTGAGGCAATTGGTATGGGCGTTGTGGGACTCGTTGAGGATAACACTTTAAAAATAAGTCATTTAAGACATTTATGCGGTATGAAAGCAGCATATTTTAATACTGAAAATTATAAGGCATATTTTATCAATGATGTTAAAGCCGCTATGGTTTATGAGGAACAGTTTTATAAAGAAGACATTACTTTTGCCCTGATAATGGCAGGTTCGGGGTTTGCGATGTCAGTTAGAACAGAAGGTGTGAATGTATTAGGTCAGAATGGCTGGGCGGGAGAACTTGGCTCCAACCCTTATCCTATTAATGGTGGCGTGGAAGGGTTAAATGAGATATCAGGTGGAAATGGGATTCTTAATAAGGCGGGGTGCGGTATTGGGGAGCTATTAACAGCTCTTGATAATAATGAAAAGTTTGCAATAGATGTCATAGAACAAGCAGGGTTTTATTTTGGCTTAGCACTCAGCGATGTGATTCATACATTTAATCCAGAATATATTGTTGTGGGTGGTAGTACTGCTACATTTAAAGGATATATGGATAAAGCGATAGCCGTAGCAAAACAGTACACATTAACAGCAATGTTTAATAATTGTAAAATTGTTACCCCGCGTGATGCGAAAAGGATTGTTGCATTAGGTGCGATTAAATTTGCCCAAATCCAAGCTGCATCACTAAGTAATGGTAAATGTCATGAAACTACTAGTGTAAAGAATTAA
- the lepB gene encoding signal peptidase I translates to MKEHTRREVYSWIKSFAFAFILAFLCRHFLFSPTTVFGESMEPTFQDKDRVLISKISDVQRFDMIVFQAPDADEKYIKRVIGLPGDSVVMKNDILYINGKAVDEPYLKENKEEAFGNLTGDFSLKELTGETRVPKRLLFVMGDNRLRSKDSRIFGFISDDSIIGEVKFQFFPLQGIGLPK, encoded by the coding sequence ATGAAAGAACATACAAGGCGGGAAGTCTACTCTTGGATTAAATCATTCGCATTTGCCTTTATACTAGCGTTTCTATGCCGCCATTTCTTATTTTCTCCTACAACTGTGTTTGGTGAGTCCATGGAGCCTACGTTCCAAGATAAAGATAGGGTTTTGATAAGTAAAATTTCTGATGTTCAACGATTTGATATGATTGTTTTCCAAGCGCCAGATGCAGATGAAAAATATATTAAAAGAGTGATAGGTCTACCCGGAGATAGCGTAGTAATGAAAAATGACATCCTATATATAAATGGGAAAGCAGTTGACGAACCTTATTTAAAAGAAAATAAGGAAGAGGCATTCGGTAATCTGACTGGTGACTTTTCATTGAAGGAGCTTACAGGGGAAACGAGGGTGCCAAAACGGTTGCTTTTTGTTATGGGCGATAATCGTTTGCGTAGTAAGGATAGTAGGATCTTTGGATTTATATCTGATGATTCAATAATTGGAGAAGTGAAGTTTCAATTCTTTCCCTTGCAAGGAATAGGATTACCCAAATAA
- a CDS encoding tubby C-terminal domain-like protein translates to MSVFTFKNAVFTGSTKVLDIFDNKQEKVGSIQRIFRNKFQKISDVIFGNDFIINVHAYDVDNDLVCEINEVLGMKTLVKSKWEGKSNNIGDFTLYDKTKIKTNPRWEVQTSGRTYKIKKNLGNKKVIINDDDKNIAEISYDNLFQPLNITIQSYSEQLTYLEIAALYLLVTIRYK, encoded by the coding sequence ATGAGCGTTTTCACATTTAAAAATGCAGTATTTACAGGTAGTACAAAGGTTTTGGACATATTCGATAATAAGCAGGAAAAAGTAGGATCTATCCAGAGAATTTTTCGCAATAAGTTCCAAAAAATAAGCGATGTTATTTTCGGAAATGATTTTATCATTAATGTTCATGCGTATGACGTTGATAATGATTTAGTTTGTGAAATTAATGAGGTATTAGGAATGAAAACGTTAGTGAAGTCAAAATGGGAAGGAAAATCGAATAATATAGGCGATTTTACCTTATATGACAAAACAAAAATAAAAACTAACCCTAGATGGGAAGTGCAGACTAGTGGAAGGACTTATAAGATTAAAAAAAATTTAGGGAATAAAAAGGTTATTATTAATGATGATGACAAGAACATCGCGGAGATTAGTTATGATAATCTATTCCAGCCATTAAATATCACGATCCAATCTTATTCAGAACAATTGACGTATCTTGAAATTGCTGCACTATACCTGTTAGTTACTATTAGATATAAGTAA
- a CDS encoding acyl-CoA thioesterase, translating to MEQPKKKFMKDSITIKTSHVFPPDANHLGTLFGGKLMSYIDDVASISALKFARNLVVTASTDSVDFIKPIRVGDAVTLEAMVTWTGRSSMEVFVKIMAEHLLTGKRAVAALSFLTFVALDENGKPTAVPEVVPETDEERWLNETANTRAAHRKIRKQESKDLVSFFSNNDSNH from the coding sequence GTGGAACAGCCTAAAAAAAAGTTCATGAAAGATTCTATTACAATTAAGACAAGCCATGTTTTCCCACCAGATGCTAACCATTTAGGTACTCTATTTGGCGGTAAGCTTATGTCCTATATTGACGATGTCGCATCGATTTCAGCTCTTAAATTTGCTAGAAATCTTGTTGTTACAGCATCAACAGATTCAGTAGACTTTATCAAACCGATTCGGGTTGGGGATGCCGTAACATTAGAAGCTATGGTTACTTGGACAGGCCGTAGTTCAATGGAAGTATTCGTTAAAATTATGGCTGAGCATTTATTAACTGGAAAACGCGCTGTAGCTGCTTTATCATTTTTAACATTTGTAGCTTTAGATGAGAATGGAAAGCCAACAGCTGTACCGGAAGTAGTTCCTGAAACGGATGAAGAACGCTGGTTAAATGAAACAGCAAATACAAGAGCTGCACATCGAAAAATTCGTAAACAAGAAAGTAAAGACCTCGTATCTTTTTTCTCAAATAATGACTCCAACCACTAA
- the mreBH gene encoding rod-share determining protein MreBH: protein MFSNTEIGIDLGTANVLIYTRNKGIVMNEPSVVAINTDTNKVLAVGLEAKNMIGKTPGNVSAVRPLRDGVIADFDITSQLLKEVMKKAGKTLGFTLRKPDVVVCTPSGATSVERRAIHDAVKACGAKNVHLIEEPVAAAIGADLPVEEPVANVIVDIGGGTTEVAIISYGGVVTCNTVRVGGDLLDENIIHHVRKYYNLLIGERTAEQIKIEIGHALIEHPEKMMDIRGRDLVSGLPQTVTLSSTEIQDALKESLLHILEAIRATLENCPAELSGDIVDRGVVLTGGGALLNGIQEWLSKEIIVPVHIAPNPLESVAIGTGRSLKFINKLQKAAR, encoded by the coding sequence ATGTTTTCGAACACTGAAATAGGAATTGATTTAGGTACAGCTAACGTACTTATTTACACAAGAAATAAAGGAATCGTTATGAATGAACCGTCTGTCGTAGCGATAAATACTGATACGAATAAAGTACTTGCAGTTGGCTTAGAAGCTAAGAATATGATCGGAAAAACCCCCGGTAATGTCTCTGCGGTCCGCCCTTTACGGGATGGTGTGATTGCCGATTTTGATATTACAAGTCAACTTCTTAAAGAGGTCATGAAAAAAGCCGGAAAAACACTAGGATTTACCCTTCGCAAGCCTGATGTTGTTGTTTGTACCCCTTCGGGTGCAACGTCAGTAGAAAGAAGGGCTATTCATGACGCAGTGAAAGCTTGTGGCGCTAAAAATGTACATCTAATAGAAGAGCCAGTTGCAGCGGCAATCGGTGCGGATCTTCCAGTAGAAGAGCCTGTAGCGAATGTAATTGTCGATATTGGCGGTGGTACAACAGAAGTAGCCATCATTTCTTATGGTGGTGTTGTAACTTGTAATACGGTAAGAGTTGGCGGAGATCTATTAGACGAAAATATTATCCACCATGTAAGAAAGTATTATAATCTCCTTATAGGAGAACGTACTGCCGAACAAATAAAAATCGAAATTGGCCATGCCTTAATAGAGCATCCTGAAAAAATGATGGATATACGTGGACGTGATCTCGTATCAGGTCTCCCCCAAACCGTGACACTTAGCTCAACAGAAATTCAAGATGCTTTAAAAGAATCATTGCTTCATATATTAGAAGCAATCAGAGCTACTTTAGAAAACTGCCCTGCAGAATTAAGCGGTGATATTGTTGACCGTGGCGTTGTATTAACAGGTGGGGGTGCCCTTTTAAACGGAATCCAAGAATGGTTGAGCAAAGAAATTATTGTTCCTGTGCATATTGCTCCAAATCCATTAGAATCCGTTGCAATTGGGACTGGAAGATCACTTAAATTTATTAATAAGCTACAAAAAGCAGCAAGATAA
- a CDS encoding Rrf2 family transcriptional regulator: MRLTNYTDFSLRALMYLAAKGPDELSTITEISEAYGISKNHLTKIIHELGKYGVIDTIRGRGGGIRLSKLPEEINIGLLVRQTEEDFKLVPCFGDESNACVISPVCSLKHALHRALTAYLSVLDEYTLADLVVSPQDYRLLLGLDTEK; this comes from the coding sequence TTGAGATTAACTAACTATACCGATTTTTCATTACGTGCATTAATGTATCTTGCGGCTAAAGGTCCCGATGAATTATCAACGATTACTGAAATTTCCGAAGCATATGGGATATCTAAAAATCATTTAACGAAGATCATTCATGAACTTGGTAAATATGGAGTTATCGATACAATTAGAGGTCGAGGCGGAGGAATTCGTTTATCAAAACTTCCTGAAGAGATAAATATCGGCTTATTAGTTAGACAAACGGAAGAAGACTTTAAATTAGTTCCGTGTTTTGGAGATGAGTCGAACGCATGTGTAATCTCACCTGTATGTAGTTTAAAACATGCCCTTCATAGAGCTCTTACGGCTTATTTATCTGTTCTCGACGAATATACGCTAGCAGATCTAGTTGTCTCGCCACAAGATTATCGCCTTCTTTTAGGTCTAGATACAGAAAAATAA